The following proteins are co-located in the Macrobrachium rosenbergii isolate ZJJX-2024 chromosome 26, ASM4041242v1, whole genome shotgun sequence genome:
- the LOC136852820 gene encoding uncharacterized protein, giving the protein MPSLKPMQELMTFDRGEGTAGVTESSLQDVTPVEGVGMVSRPSVDVLELNPRVGDLAGLVPARALAPRAARSDFDLFSPRPHGRAVPDRLCLAGKVCRLCPRRCPHSCLWWLEGSRTPAVVSEWFITEENETLFRTYVRMDINSFYTLVSKVEGYIQRQETNMRQSISPAAHVEATLRYLATGCCYTSLQYSTRISKQSLSIIIPETCDAIYEALKDDYMKVPTTPEEWMRVAQGFFTRWNFPNCLGAIDGKHILIRPPQDSGSYFFNYKGTHSIVLLAVCDANLEFLYVDIGANGRVSDGGVWNNSDLCRRIANNTAGLPTDKHVPGVIESCLTYLWQTMLSTAEAYNETLFTPKPNTT; this is encoded by the exons atgcCTTCTTTGAAGCCAATGCAAGAGCTGATGACCTTCGATCGTGGCGAGGGAACTGCAGGTGTAACAGAATCAAGTTTACAGGATGTGACACCTGTTGAAGGTGTTGGTATGGTGTCTAGGCCTAGTGTTGATGTTTTAGAGTTGAATCCTCGTGTTGGGG atttagctggccttgtgccagcacgggctcttgctcctagagcagcccgtagtgACTTTGACCTCTTCTCA CCacgtccacacggtcgagctgTGCCTGACAGGCTGTGCCTGGCAGGCAAAGTCTGCAGACTATGCCCGCGTAGGTGTCCACACAGCTGTCTGTGGTGGTTGGAGGGCAGTCGGACGCCAGCAGTTGTGAGTGAGTGGTTCATTACG GAGGAAAATGAAACTTTGTTCCGCACTTACGTGCGGATGGACATAAACAGTTTTTATACACTTGTATCGAAAGTGGAGGGCTACATTCAGAGGCAAGAGACAAATATGAGGCAAAGCATTTCACCAGCAGCACATGTAGAGGCAACTCTCAGATACCTGGCTACTGGATGTTGCTACACATCCCTTCAATACAGTACGAGGATATCCAAGCAGAGTCTGTCCATTATCATACCAGAAACCTGTGATGCTATATATGAAGCTCTGAAGGATGATTACATGAAG GTACCTACAACCCCGGAAGAATGGATGCGTGTGGCACAGGGATTTTTTACAAGATGGAACTTCCCCAACTGTCTAGGAGCCATAGATGGGAAACATATATTGATAAGGCCTCCACAAGACAGCGGGTCGTATTTCTTCAATTATAAGGGTACCCACAGCATTGTCTTACTGGCAGTATGTGATGCTAATCTGGAATTTCTCTATGTAGACATTGGTGCAAATGGGAGAGTTTCAGATGGTGGAGTGTGGAACAACAGTGATCTCTGCCGTCGTATTGCAAACAACACTGCAGGCCTACCAACGGACAAACATGTTCCGGGAGTGATAGAATCTTGCCTTACGTATTTGTGGCAGACGATGCTTTCAACTGCAGAGGCATATAACGAAACCCTTTTTACACCAAAACCAAACACGACATGA